The following proteins are co-located in the Gorilla gorilla gorilla isolate KB3781 chromosome 18, NHGRI_mGorGor1-v2.1_pri, whole genome shotgun sequence genome:
- the MPG gene encoding DNA-3-methyladenine glycosylase isoform X1: MPARSGAQFCRRMGQKKQRPARAGQPHSSSDAAQAPCPREHWLGPPTTPGPYRSIYFSSPKGHLTRLGLEFFDQPAVPLARAFLGQVLVRRLPNGTELRGRIVETEAYLGPEDEAAHSRGGRQTPRNRGMFMKPGTLYVYIIYGMYFCMNISSQGDGACVLLRALEPLEGLETMRQLRSTLRKGTASRVLKDRELCSGPSKLCQALAINKSFDQRDLAQDEAVWLERGPLEPSEPAVVAAARVGVGHAGEWARKPLRFYVRGSPWVSVVDRVAEQDTQA, encoded by the exons ATGCCCGCGCGCAGCGGGGCCCAG TTTTGCCGAAGGATGGGGCAAAAGAAGCAGCGACCAGCTAGAGCAGGGCAGCCACACAGCTCGTCCGACGCAGCCCAGGCACCTTGCCCCAGGGAGCACTGGTTGGGACCGCCCACCACTCCGGGCCCGTACCGCAGCATCTATTTCTCAAGCCCAAAGGGCCACCTTACCCGACTGGGGTTGGAGTTTTTCGACCAGCCGGCAGTCCCCCTGGCCCGGGCATTTCTGGGACAG GTCCTAGTCCGGCGACTTCCTAATGGCACAGAACTCCGAGGCCGCATCGTGGAGACCGAGGCATACCTGGGGCCAGAGGATGAAGCTGCCCACTCAAGGGGTGGCCGGCAGACCCCTCGCAACCGAGGCATGTTCATGAAGCCGGGGACCCTGTACGTGTACATCATTTATGGCATGTACTTCTGCATGAACATCTCCAGCCAGG GGGACGGGGCTTGCGTCTTGCTGCGAGCACTGGAGCCCCTGGAAGGTCTGGAGACCATGCGTCAGCTTCGCAGCACCCTCCGGAAAGGCACCGCCAGCCGTGTCCTCAAGGACCGTGAGCTCTGCAGTGGCCCCTCCAagctgtgccaggccctggccaTCAACAAGAGCTTTGACCAGAGGGACCTGGCACAGGATGAAGCTGTATGGCTGGAGCGTGGTCCCCTGGAGCCCAGTGAGCCGGCTGTAGTGGCAGCAGCCCGGGTGGGCGTCGGCCATGCAGGGGAGTGGGCCCGAAAACCCCTCCGCTTCTATGTCCGGGGCAGCCCCTGGGTCAGTGTGGTCGACAGAGTGGCTGAGCAGGACACACAGGCCTGA
- the MPG gene encoding DNA-3-methyladenine glycosylase isoform X2, with protein MVTPALQMKKPKQFCRRMGQKKQRPARAGQPHSSSDAAQAPCPREHWLGPPTTPGPYRSIYFSSPKGHLTRLGLEFFDQPAVPLARAFLGQVLVRRLPNGTELRGRIVETEAYLGPEDEAAHSRGGRQTPRNRGMFMKPGTLYVYIIYGMYFCMNISSQGDGACVLLRALEPLEGLETMRQLRSTLRKGTASRVLKDRELCSGPSKLCQALAINKSFDQRDLAQDEAVWLERGPLEPSEPAVVAAARVGVGHAGEWARKPLRFYVRGSPWVSVVDRVAEQDTQA; from the exons ATGGTCACCCCcgctttgcagatgaagaaaccaaagcaG TTTTGCCGAAGGATGGGGCAAAAGAAGCAGCGACCAGCTAGAGCAGGGCAGCCACACAGCTCGTCCGACGCAGCCCAGGCACCTTGCCCCAGGGAGCACTGGTTGGGACCGCCCACCACTCCGGGCCCGTACCGCAGCATCTATTTCTCAAGCCCAAAGGGCCACCTTACCCGACTGGGGTTGGAGTTTTTCGACCAGCCGGCAGTCCCCCTGGCCCGGGCATTTCTGGGACAG GTCCTAGTCCGGCGACTTCCTAATGGCACAGAACTCCGAGGCCGCATCGTGGAGACCGAGGCATACCTGGGGCCAGAGGATGAAGCTGCCCACTCAAGGGGTGGCCGGCAGACCCCTCGCAACCGAGGCATGTTCATGAAGCCGGGGACCCTGTACGTGTACATCATTTATGGCATGTACTTCTGCATGAACATCTCCAGCCAGG GGGACGGGGCTTGCGTCTTGCTGCGAGCACTGGAGCCCCTGGAAGGTCTGGAGACCATGCGTCAGCTTCGCAGCACCCTCCGGAAAGGCACCGCCAGCCGTGTCCTCAAGGACCGTGAGCTCTGCAGTGGCCCCTCCAagctgtgccaggccctggccaTCAACAAGAGCTTTGACCAGAGGGACCTGGCACAGGATGAAGCTGTATGGCTGGAGCGTGGTCCCCTGGAGCCCAGTGAGCCGGCTGTAGTGGCAGCAGCCCGGGTGGGCGTCGGCCATGCAGGGGAGTGGGCCCGAAAACCCCTCCGCTTCTATGTCCGGGGCAGCCCCTGGGTCAGTGTGGTCGACAGAGTGGCTGAGCAGGACACACAGGCCTGA